The Leptospira sp. WS39.C2 genome contains a region encoding:
- a CDS encoding sigma 54-interacting transcriptional regulator, whose product MNSTQDPDGLLELILDRCIQICGVESGSLMLIDEKQSVLDAVTSRGMNQQLLRETKLKIGQGITGMAASTGKAKLVNDVSKDPDYIQVKEEIKSELVAPMIVEDDIIGVISLDSNRLNAFTPEMLEIVSVLANQAGQIFKNLQTIRSLEQRTKIQATLIEISKVVSSTLDQNEVFDSIMVTMEKSLRLEKGSIVLFNKEEALLRIVAASGLSPEEIEKGTYQPGEGITGKVYESGEPIIIESVASHPDFLNRVGYLSHFKHDPHNVSLLCAPILSEQTTLGVVNAFIVQNKHTDLKSFLDFLQVVASIISQSIKIQNLVEEAKKEISRENIQLKRELKNKYKFGSLIGKAASMEKMFEKIQLVADSRASVLITGESGTGKEMIANAIHYNSSRSENPFIKINCAAIPENLLESELFGHKKGSFTGAVTDKKGKFELADTGTIFLDEIGEMDLNLQSKLLRVLQEREIEAIGSTKAKKVDVRIIAATNAELEQLVAEKKFRADLFYRLNVVKINTPPLRDRVEDIPLLMNHFLEKYTKDNNKSIKGISREASRLLLKYRWPGNVRELENVIERAVVLAQDEILNEDDFSDILSNMVEMPESTVEVSHTNHTESTSGMEPLDLGSGRLTSGQLDGLDGRAMEIVVSEVESRLIQYAMKKFRYTKTRVAKFLGINRNTLDKKIKELNIEY is encoded by the coding sequence ATGAACTCAACTCAGGACCCCGATGGTCTTCTTGAGCTCATTTTGGACCGTTGTATCCAAATCTGTGGGGTTGAATCGGGTTCCCTGATGCTCATAGACGAAAAACAAAGTGTACTTGATGCTGTGACTTCCCGTGGGATGAACCAACAACTACTCAGAGAGACCAAACTTAAAATTGGGCAAGGGATCACAGGTATGGCAGCTTCCACTGGAAAAGCGAAGTTGGTTAATGATGTATCCAAAGACCCTGATTATATCCAAGTCAAAGAGGAAATCAAATCAGAGTTAGTTGCGCCTATGATTGTGGAAGATGATATCATTGGAGTTATATCTCTCGATTCAAATCGTTTGAATGCATTCACTCCAGAGATGTTAGAAATTGTTAGTGTCCTTGCCAACCAAGCAGGTCAAATTTTTAAAAACTTACAAACCATTCGTTCCTTAGAACAAAGAACCAAAATCCAAGCTACGCTCATCGAAATTTCAAAAGTTGTGAGTTCTACATTGGACCAAAATGAAGTGTTTGATTCCATTATGGTAACTATGGAAAAGTCACTTCGATTGGAAAAAGGGAGTATCGTTTTATTCAATAAAGAAGAAGCATTATTAAGAATTGTAGCGGCATCTGGATTATCACCTGAAGAAATTGAAAAAGGTACATACCAACCAGGTGAAGGGATCACTGGTAAAGTATACGAATCAGGGGAACCAATCATCATTGAATCTGTTGCTTCTCATCCTGATTTTTTGAATCGAGTTGGTTATTTATCACACTTCAAACACGATCCGCATAATGTCAGTTTACTTTGTGCTCCCATCTTAAGTGAACAAACAACTTTAGGAGTTGTGAATGCTTTTATTGTCCAAAACAAACACACTGATTTAAAATCATTTTTAGATTTTTTACAAGTTGTTGCTTCCATCATTTCCCAATCCATCAAAATACAAAACTTAGTTGAAGAAGCTAAAAAAGAAATCTCACGTGAGAATATTCAATTAAAGCGAGAATTAAAAAATAAATACAAATTCGGATCACTCATTGGTAAAGCCGCGAGTATGGAAAAGATGTTTGAGAAAATTCAGTTGGTAGCTGATTCAAGAGCCTCTGTACTCATTACAGGAGAATCAGGGACTGGAAAGGAAATGATTGCAAACGCAATTCATTATAATAGTTCTCGTTCCGAAAATCCATTTATCAAAATCAATTGTGCCGCAATTCCTGAAAATTTACTCGAAAGTGAACTTTTTGGTCATAAAAAAGGATCGTTTACGGGTGCCGTTACAGATAAAAAAGGAAAGTTTGAGTTAGCCGATACAGGGACTATTTTCTTAGATGAAATAGGAGAAATGGATTTAAATTTACAATCCAAATTACTACGTGTTTTGCAAGAACGTGAAATCGAAGCTATTGGTTCCACAAAAGCAAAAAAAGTAGATGTACGTATCATAGCGGCGACCAATGCCGAATTAGAGCAGTTAGTTGCCGAAAAAAAATTCAGAGCAGACTTGTTTTATAGATTGAATGTTGTAAAAATCAACACACCTCCACTTCGTGATAGAGTTGAAGACATTCCTCTACTTATGAACCACTTTTTAGAAAAATATACAAAAGATAACAATAAATCAATTAAAGGAATCTCTAGAGAAGCATCTAGACTTCTATTAAAATACCGTTGGCCAGGTAATGTTCGTGAGTTGGAAAATGTTATTGAACGTGCTGTTGTGCTTGCTCAAGACGAAATATTAAATGAAGATGATTTTTCTGATATTTTATCAAATATGGTCGAGATGCCTGAAAGTACTGTAGAGGTTTCTCATACAAATCATACGGAATCTACTTCTGGTATGGAACCTTTGGATTTAGGTTCAGGAAGATTAACCTCTGGGCAATTGGATGGTTTGGATGGTCGTGCCATGGAAATAGTCGTGAGTGAAGTAGAATCTCGACTAATCCAATATGCGATGAAGAAGTTTCGTTACACAAAAACAAGAGTAGCTAAGTTTTTAGGAATCAACCGTAATACATTAGATAAAAAAATCAAAGAACTCAATATTGAATATTGA
- the thiD gene encoding bifunctional hydroxymethylpyrimidine kinase/phosphomethylpyrimidine kinase encodes MKKEFPITLTIAGSDSGGGAGVQADLKTFSSLATFGTTVFTCLTAQNPDGVSGIYEISPEFVSSQLQAVSNYFPIKAAKTGMLYSKDIIKSVVSFFYENPDIQLVLDPVMVATSGAKLLRDDAIQSLTEDLIPLAKLITPNLDEASLLLGDKINQYDQLVPMAKKLFQKLNVPVLLKGGHLPNASEATDVLYDGKSIYEFSKPYLKEKHTHGTGCTYSAAITAFLAHGKSLAEAVGSAKEYLHLTLEDDIITGPNHHLNHFPDPTN; translated from the coding sequence ATGAAAAAAGAATTCCCTATCACACTCACAATCGCAGGTTCTGATTCGGGTGGTGGTGCTGGTGTCCAAGCTGATCTCAAAACATTTTCATCACTTGCAACATTTGGAACTACAGTTTTCACATGCCTCACAGCACAAAATCCAGATGGTGTTTCTGGCATTTATGAAATTTCACCCGAATTTGTTTCTTCTCAACTCCAAGCTGTTTCCAATTATTTTCCCATCAAAGCTGCCAAAACAGGGATGTTGTATTCGAAAGACATTATCAAATCTGTTGTTTCATTTTTTTATGAGAATCCAGATATACAGTTAGTGTTAGATCCAGTGATGGTGGCAACAAGTGGAGCAAAATTATTAAGGGATGATGCAATCCAATCGCTCACTGAAGACCTCATTCCTCTTGCAAAATTAATCACTCCAAACCTGGATGAAGCATCACTTCTGTTAGGTGATAAAATCAACCAATATGATCAATTGGTTCCTATGGCAAAAAAACTTTTCCAGAAACTCAATGTTCCTGTATTACTAAAAGGAGGTCACTTACCAAATGCTAGTGAAGCTACAGATGTATTGTACGATGGAAAATCTATTTATGAATTTTCAAAACCATACCTAAAAGAAAAACATACACATGGGACTGGTTGTACATATTCAGCCGCAATTACTGCTTTTTTGGCACATGGAAAATCTCTTGCAGAAGCAGTTGGATCTGCAAAAGAATACTTACACCTAACTCTCGAAGACGATATTATAACAGGACCAAACCACCATTTAAATCATTTTCCCGATCCTACAAATTGA
- a CDS encoding MGMT family protein, with translation MSLSNSKSPNFYESVYTVVKKIPKGKVTTYGHIALLLGNPRAARAVGYALNSLKKDRESKIPWQRVINRQGRISFKGDSFRADLQKKILQSEGVFFDLGDDQLDFGKYGWFP, from the coding sequence ATGAGTTTATCAAATTCGAAAAGTCCGAATTTTTACGAATCTGTTTACACAGTAGTAAAAAAGATTCCAAAAGGAAAAGTCACTACTTACGGACACATTGCCTTGTTGCTTGGAAATCCAAGAGCTGCTCGGGCTGTTGGATATGCTTTAAATTCTTTGAAAAAGGATAGAGAATCAAAAATTCCGTGGCAACGTGTGATCAATCGCCAAGGAAGGATATCCTTTAAAGGAGATAGTTTCCGTGCCGATTTGCAGAAAAAAATATTACAATCCGAAGGTGTTTTCTTTGATTTAGGTGATGATCAATTGGATTTTGGCAAGTACGGATGGTTTCCATAA
- a CDS encoding ferritin-like domain-containing protein: MKLTEYAKHLLLAPNLEDKLLPPNKHWDEEIEQNSIRIQKPGRNERIQFSDKKVKIPRLEHLNLESNRGLTLHHFANHELMAIELFAWAILAFPYASKSIRNGWIKTIEEEQTHLKLYIERMHQFGIQFGEIPLNYIFWKQLDQFHSVESFSAVMSLSFEGANLDYSQVYAKVFSYFGDEVTSEIMLTIFEDEIKHVKRGVRAFSKSIPAEHNSWDHYRSLISFPFTPRRAKGYLFFPETRTLAGLDENFVNQLGDYEDEYTGRVNLESVKKFGLGSELMRKNRLDSHPSQF; encoded by the coding sequence ATGAAACTTACAGAATACGCAAAACATTTGTTACTTGCTCCCAATTTGGAAGATAAATTACTCCCTCCAAATAAACATTGGGATGAAGAAATCGAACAAAATTCCATTCGAATTCAAAAACCTGGAAGAAACGAACGAATTCAATTTTCTGACAAAAAGGTAAAAATACCAAGACTTGAACATTTAAATTTAGAATCAAATCGAGGATTAACCCTACATCATTTTGCGAATCATGAACTCATGGCCATTGAACTTTTTGCTTGGGCGATTTTAGCGTTCCCTTATGCCTCCAAATCCATTCGAAATGGATGGATTAAAACAATCGAAGAAGAACAAACGCATCTGAAGTTGTACATAGAACGTATGCATCAATTTGGTATTCAATTTGGTGAGATTCCTTTGAATTATATTTTTTGGAAACAATTGGATCAGTTTCATAGCGTAGAATCTTTTTCTGCTGTGATGTCTTTATCGTTTGAAGGTGCAAATTTGGATTATTCACAAGTGTATGCAAAAGTATTTTCTTATTTTGGAGACGAAGTCACATCAGAGATCATGCTCACTATTTTTGAAGATGAAATCAAACATGTCAAAAGGGGAGTGAGAGCCTTTTCAAAATCGATCCCTGCTGAACATAACTCTTGGGATCATTACCGTTCTCTCATTTCCTTTCCATTCACTCCAAGAAGGGCAAAGGGTTATTTATTTTTCCCCGAAACACGCACCTTAGCGGGTCTTGATGAAAACTTTGTAAACCAATTAGGTGATTATGAAGATGAATATACAGGAAGGGTGAATTTGGAATCAGTCAAAAAATTTGGTCTAGGTTCCGAATTGATGCGTAAAAACAGACTTGATTCTCATCCGAGTCAGTTTTAA
- a CDS encoding porin, with protein MFMKHRIIHFLKFSIIPILFLFYGNVYANDSDDPSLKTENKEQTQTSSVQQVNETKANENHIVLPKSLKFGAFVDTYYSHNANHPRSKERAYTTQAVRNDEFNINLGFVDAKWQEEKIRGRMALQFGTSVNTNYAAESNRDISSNQNSVKHIQEAYIGFKLTKNTWLDAGIYLGHIGHESWISSDNWNYTRAMALDYVPYYSSGVRLTTKFTDKFQFQFHVMNGWQNITDQNKDKSLGTQFKYQFTPHFVITANQFVGNEAPDFERKQTRFYNNTILEWKVLDWLAFALSGDVGAQKTKESLSYEPWWKELNPVLPIFINRESRVYNQWYHGTFWTSFRYEDLFRLSFRIERFYDPKQVLVQTYTRNGFLTNGYTVTFDLLQWQPGLLRFEAIQRESMDSVFETDQNKRTRVERLFVVAATVRI; from the coding sequence ATTTTCATGAAACATCGAATCATCCATTTTTTGAAATTCTCCATCATTCCTATTTTGTTTCTTTTTTATGGAAATGTATATGCAAATGATTCAGATGATCCTTCCTTAAAAACGGAAAACAAAGAACAAACTCAAACCAGCTCGGTTCAACAGGTTAACGAAACAAAGGCGAATGAAAATCATATTGTTCTACCTAAAAGTTTAAAGTTCGGTGCTTTTGTAGATACTTATTATTCACATAATGCCAATCATCCTCGCTCAAAAGAACGTGCTTATACAACTCAAGCGGTTCGTAATGATGAATTTAATATCAATTTAGGATTTGTGGATGCTAAATGGCAGGAAGAAAAAATCCGAGGTCGTATGGCGCTTCAATTTGGAACATCTGTGAATACAAACTACGCAGCGGAAAGTAATCGCGATATCAGTTCCAATCAAAATTCTGTAAAACATATCCAAGAAGCTTATATTGGTTTTAAACTAACGAAGAATACCTGGTTAGATGCAGGAATTTATTTGGGGCATATTGGTCATGAATCTTGGATTTCTTCTGATAACTGGAATTATACGAGAGCCATGGCACTTGATTACGTTCCCTATTATTCCTCAGGTGTTCGGCTAACAACAAAATTCACAGATAAATTTCAATTCCAATTTCACGTGATGAATGGATGGCAAAACATTACGGACCAAAATAAAGATAAATCATTAGGGACACAATTTAAATACCAATTCACTCCTCATTTTGTAATCACTGCAAATCAATTTGTCGGAAATGAAGCCCCCGACTTTGAAAGGAAACAAACTCGTTTTTATAATAATACAATTTTGGAATGGAAAGTTTTAGATTGGTTGGCATTTGCACTTTCTGGTGATGTAGGTGCTCAAAAAACTAAAGAATCTTTGTCTTATGAACCTTGGTGGAAAGAATTGAATCCTGTTTTACCAATTTTTATCAATCGCGAATCGAGAGTTTATAATCAATGGTATCATGGAACATTTTGGACTAGTTTTCGTTATGAAGATTTATTTAGGCTTAGTTTTCGGATTGAACGTTTTTACGATCCGAAACAAGTATTAGTCCAAACTTATACAAGAAATGGATTTTTAACAAACGGATATACTGTTACATTTGATTTGTTACAATGGCAACCAGGTCTTTTGCGATTTGAAGCCATCCAAAGAGAATCAATGGATTCAGTTTTTGAAACAGATCAAAATAAAAGAACTAGAGTTGAGCGGCTGTTTGTTGTGGCAGCAACTGTCAGAATATAA
- a CDS encoding efflux RND transporter permease subunit — translation MIKDLIETALKNRLTTIIAAIVAVLFGIWAWIDIRKEAYSDIADTQVRLIAKFPGKAAVEVEERVTLPIERVLNAIPKVAVRRSRTINGLVVFQFVFEDGTDDYFARMRLMERVADADIPEDVHPALGPMSSPVGEIYRYVLESSENHTPMELRTIQDWIVMPKMLQIPGIADVVTFGGLPKQYHVVTSPDKLIRYKLTIGDVIKAIQENNLNTGGNLLLQGEQGFPIRSLGAIRDPKHIENIVVKTVNGVPVFIRDLGSVEISHPIPSGVLGYTINNEEEGLIDVDSSVQGLVAMRRWGDPNEMGERIREKVKEINENYLPKGVQLRNTYDRTDLVNYTLRTIGKTLVEGVVVVSLVLIFFIGSVRASLVVVATIPFAMLFAFLLMNLTGIPASLLSLGAIDFGIIVDGAVIMVENIMRRYRDATPEEKSHGILAFTRDAASEVGTEILFSILIIILAYLPIFSFERIEGRLFKPMAFTISFAILGALIFAMAVIPVIMSIIYKHYFESANPGPIEWHNPFYDWIEVRYKRLIEFIVDRSKKAVRYTFSVVTIFLAIGMFSLGTEFLPEMDEGGFNIRIFFPVGISLPEARKFMPKIRQTVYKNEQVSVVISQLGRNDDGTDPLPPNRLEVLIGLKDYSKWKEKITKQELLLRMKNDLEATLPGARISFSQPIMDNLSEAIMGTIADLAVFVSGNDLKIMRGIGNEVLKEIKEMKGASEFGIEQEAESPQLTISINREAAARFGINVIDIQQMIEAAIGMQRISTLYEGPSDIPPKTPARFGIVVRFSKDYRASKQAIENMPIISPKGERIPLSQLADIEVIDGPTMIFRQEGRRVVTVRTNIRGRDQGGFVSELQKRVKKKIKLPDGYEIRFGGQYENLSRVGKKLSIVIPITILIIFGVLYLLYRNLKYVYVALACIPLSLLGGIYALLLRGYYFNVSGGVGFISLFGIATMAGVLFVSRTNHLLIEEPDISTKAAVKKAAVIQLRPMLMTMLLALLGLIPATLGTGVGSDVQRPLATVIVGGLFSAMCLVLTILPSLYLVVVGERKPDAKELEEMSHKKHIPFIDFVNEISEEPLEEDDEPSTKKKKKPSKKRKKT, via the coding sequence ATGATTAAAGATTTAATAGAAACAGCACTTAAAAATCGATTAACAACCATTATTGCAGCTATCGTTGCAGTTTTATTTGGAATATGGGCCTGGATTGATATTCGTAAAGAAGCGTACTCTGACATTGCCGATACACAAGTTCGATTGATTGCAAAATTTCCTGGAAAAGCAGCCGTTGAAGTTGAGGAAAGGGTAACTCTTCCCATAGAACGCGTATTAAATGCAATTCCAAAGGTAGCAGTTAGACGTTCCAGAACGATTAATGGTTTGGTTGTTTTCCAATTTGTATTTGAAGATGGAACGGATGATTATTTTGCAAGGATGAGACTTATGGAACGTGTGGCAGATGCTGACATCCCTGAAGATGTCCATCCTGCATTAGGACCAATGAGTTCACCTGTTGGTGAAATTTATCGTTATGTTTTAGAATCTTCAGAAAACCACACACCTATGGAATTACGAACCATCCAAGATTGGATTGTGATGCCTAAAATGTTACAAATTCCTGGGATCGCAGACGTTGTTACTTTTGGTGGTTTGCCAAAACAATACCATGTTGTAACGTCACCTGACAAACTCATACGTTATAAATTGACAATTGGTGATGTCATCAAAGCCATCCAAGAAAACAACTTAAACACAGGTGGAAATTTACTTTTGCAAGGGGAACAAGGTTTTCCCATTCGATCGCTCGGTGCCATCAGAGATCCAAAACACATTGAAAACATTGTAGTCAAAACAGTGAATGGGGTTCCTGTTTTCATTCGCGACTTGGGTTCTGTAGAAATTTCTCATCCAATTCCGAGTGGGGTTTTGGGTTATACAATCAATAATGAAGAAGAAGGATTAATTGATGTTGATTCGTCTGTCCAAGGTTTGGTGGCGATGCGACGATGGGGTGATCCCAATGAAATGGGAGAACGAATTCGGGAAAAAGTCAAAGAAATCAATGAGAACTACCTACCCAAAGGAGTTCAACTTCGAAACACTTATGATAGAACTGATCTTGTCAATTACACCCTTCGTACCATTGGAAAAACATTAGTTGAAGGTGTTGTTGTAGTAAGTTTGGTTTTGATATTTTTTATTGGTAGCGTAAGAGCGTCGCTTGTCGTTGTGGCAACAATTCCATTTGCTATGTTATTCGCCTTTTTACTGATGAATTTGACAGGAATTCCTGCAAGTTTACTATCGTTAGGTGCCATTGACTTTGGTATCATCGTAGATGGGGCTGTCATCATGGTGGAAAATATCATGAGGCGTTATCGTGATGCCACTCCAGAAGAAAAATCTCATGGGATCTTAGCGTTTACAAGAGATGCCGCGTCCGAAGTGGGAACGGAAATTTTATTTTCCATTTTAATTATCATTCTCGCCTACCTTCCTATCTTTTCTTTTGAAAGGATTGAAGGTCGATTATTCAAACCAATGGCATTTACGATATCCTTCGCTATTTTAGGTGCCTTGATTTTTGCGATGGCTGTGATCCCTGTCATCATGTCGATCATCTATAAACATTATTTTGAGTCGGCAAACCCAGGTCCTATTGAATGGCATAATCCATTTTACGATTGGATAGAAGTTCGATACAAACGACTCATCGAATTCATAGTTGATCGCTCGAAAAAAGCAGTTCGGTATACCTTCAGTGTTGTTACAATCTTCCTGGCGATTGGTATGTTCTCTTTGGGAACTGAATTTTTACCTGAAATGGACGAAGGTGGATTCAACATTCGTATCTTCTTTCCCGTAGGAATTTCCTTACCAGAAGCAAGGAAGTTTATGCCGAAGATCCGGCAAACTGTATATAAAAATGAACAAGTCAGTGTTGTGATTTCACAGTTAGGTAGAAATGATGACGGAACTGATCCACTTCCACCGAACAGATTAGAAGTTCTGATTGGTTTAAAAGATTATAGTAAGTGGAAAGAGAAAATTACGAAACAAGAGCTTTTACTTCGTATGAAAAACGATTTAGAAGCCACGTTACCAGGAGCCAGAATTAGTTTTTCACAACCTATCATGGATAACTTATCAGAAGCCATTATGGGTACGATTGCCGACCTTGCCGTTTTTGTTTCAGGGAATGATTTAAAAATCATGCGTGGGATTGGTAACGAAGTTCTCAAAGAAATCAAAGAGATGAAAGGTGCTAGTGAGTTTGGAATTGAACAAGAAGCAGAAAGCCCACAGTTAACTATTAGCATCAACAGAGAAGCTGCCGCTAGATTTGGGATCAATGTGATTGATATCCAACAAATGATTGAAGCTGCGATTGGTATGCAACGGATTAGTACGTTGTATGAAGGCCCTTCAGACATCCCTCCAAAAACTCCAGCCCGTTTCGGGATCGTTGTGCGCTTTTCTAAAGATTATAGGGCTTCCAAACAAGCGATTGAAAATATGCCAATCATTTCTCCAAAAGGAGAAAGGATCCCCTTATCTCAGTTAGCAGATATTGAAGTCATTGATGGACCAACAATGATCTTTCGACAAGAAGGAAGAAGGGTTGTAACGGTTAGAACCAATATCCGAGGACGGGACCAAGGGGGATTTGTATCTGAACTCCAAAAACGTGTGAAGAAAAAAATCAAACTTCCGGATGGATATGAAATTCGATTTGGAGGACAATATGAAAACCTATCTAGGGTTGGGAAAAAATTATCCATAGTCATTCCAATTACGATCCTCATCATCTTTGGAGTTTTGTATTTATTATATCGCAACCTTAAATATGTGTATGTCGCTCTTGCATGTATTCCATTATCACTACTCGGTGGAATTTATGCACTACTGCTTCGCGGATATTACTTTAACGTATCTGGCGGGGTTGGATTTATTTCCCTCTTTGGTATTGCAACAATGGCTGGTGTATTATTTGTCTCAAGAACCAACCATTTACTGATTGAAGAACCAGATATTTCCACTAAGGCAGCTGTTAAAAAAGCAGCGGTCATTCAATTACGACCTATGCTTATGACAATGTTACTTGCGTTACTTGGATTAATCCCAGCTACACTTGGAACAGGAGTTGGATCAGACGTTCAAAGGCCTTTAGCGACAGTGATTGTAGGTGGGTTATTTTCAGCCATGTGTTTGGTTTTAACAATATTACCTTCTTTATATTTAGTTGTTGTTGGTGAAAGAAAACCTGACGCAAAAGAGTTAGAAGAAATGAGTCACAAAAAACATATACCGTTTATTGACTTCGTAAACGAAATTAGTGAGGAGCCTTTAGAAGAAGATGATGAACCTTCCACTAAAAAGAAGAAAAAGCCTTCTAAAAAAAGGAAAAAAACGTAA
- a CDS encoding efflux RND transporter periplasmic adaptor subunit, whose amino-acid sequence MLVTLKSLNQKAKILLLSGVALIVVAILFMVFSKSAKPAHKHPEKAEVFDDGLRIVFKPNSPGLEIVRSTAIGGGGEFVSLEAPARLIASTSPSVSNGSRIILFESAELNDLYVGYIHAKNKLHRSNKNLNRIKDMFVHRVATEKDLVESETDSGNDAAELAEFEGKLRAQGLNPSELSTAGSLKAWIITDVPESQISTLKKGKKVKVVFASFPDEEFIGTAEAIGDNVDPLTRTAKMRIIVVNDKYRLKPGMFGVVKFPEQTGGDSVVLPYTAIVTVEGKNYVFVEEKPLTFKRREVVLGISTKERVNIIEGLSPGEKVAIQGSILLKGLSFGF is encoded by the coding sequence ATGTTAGTTACCTTAAAATCGTTAAACCAAAAAGCAAAAATCCTCCTTCTATCTGGAGTAGCATTAATCGTTGTCGCAATTTTGTTTATGGTGTTTTCCAAATCTGCAAAACCAGCTCATAAACATCCTGAAAAAGCCGAAGTTTTCGATGATGGCTTACGGATAGTTTTCAAACCTAATAGCCCTGGACTTGAGATCGTTAGATCAACAGCGATTGGCGGAGGTGGTGAATTTGTAAGTTTAGAAGCACCTGCAAGGCTTATCGCTTCCACATCTCCATCTGTAAGTAATGGCTCCAGAATCATTCTCTTCGAATCTGCAGAGTTAAACGATTTGTATGTAGGTTATATCCATGCAAAAAACAAACTACACAGATCCAATAAAAACTTAAATCGTATCAAAGATATGTTTGTTCACCGAGTTGCTACAGAAAAAGATTTGGTGGAGTCGGAAACTGATTCAGGTAACGATGCTGCGGAACTCGCAGAATTCGAAGGAAAACTTCGTGCACAAGGATTAAATCCAAGTGAGTTAAGCACTGCAGGAAGTTTAAAAGCTTGGATCATCACTGATGTTCCCGAGTCACAGATTTCAACTTTGAAAAAAGGTAAAAAAGTAAAGGTTGTTTTTGCATCCTTTCCCGATGAAGAATTCATCGGAACTGCAGAAGCAATTGGTGATAACGTCGACCCACTCACTAGAACTGCCAAAATGCGTATTATCGTTGTTAACGATAAATACAGATTAAAACCAGGTATGTTTGGAGTTGTAAAATTTCCGGAACAAACAGGTGGAGACAGTGTTGTATTACCATATACTGCCATTGTCACTGTAGAAGGCAAAAACTATGTTTTTGTAGAAGAAAAACCTTTAACATTCAAAAGGCGAGAAGTGGTCCTCGGGATCTCAACGAAGGAACGTGTGAACATCATTGAAGGACTTTCTCCAGGTGAAAAAGTTGCCATCCAAGGATCTATACTTCTTAAAGGATTAAGTTTTGGGTTTTAA